From one Deltaproteobacteria bacterium GWA2_45_12 genomic stretch:
- a CDS encoding adenylosuccinate synthase, with amino-acid sequence MSRVIIVGTQWGDEGKGKIVDLLTENADVVVRFQGGNNAGHTLVVNGEKTVLHLIPSGILRPEVECVIGNGVVLDPEVFLKEVEGLKARGLLKQKSQLVVSDQAHLIMPYHRRLDVLREERKGRNKIGTTGRGIGPAYEDKMARKGIRMCDLESPKVFREKLEALLERRNERLMKMFQTRPFDVDEIYHSYLDMYTDIKPYVANTSILIHKRIREGKNILFEGAQGTSLDVDHGTYPFVTSSNTVAGGALTGAGIGPTFIDEVIGVTKAYTTRVGMGPFPTELNDQTGKQLQTKGHEVGSTTGRTRRCGWLDLVVLRHAVRVNGLTGLVITKLDVLSGFKTIKIATHYTLDGKVIDELPCNLEQLDRCQPVYDECPGWSEELTPLKNMNQMPDGVKNFVKKIEEALQIPVILLSLGPERGQEIILKNPF; translated from the coding sequence ATGTCACGAGTCATTATCGTAGGAACCCAGTGGGGTGATGAAGGCAAAGGTAAAATCGTTGACCTGTTGACCGAAAATGCCGATGTCGTGGTGCGGTTTCAAGGGGGCAATAATGCCGGGCACACCCTTGTGGTGAATGGTGAAAAAACGGTGTTGCATCTTATTCCTTCCGGAATTCTTCGGCCAGAGGTTGAATGTGTCATTGGTAATGGTGTTGTCTTGGATCCCGAAGTTTTCTTAAAGGAAGTAGAAGGCCTTAAGGCCAGGGGACTTCTGAAACAAAAGAGCCAGTTGGTGGTTAGTGATCAAGCCCATCTTATCATGCCCTACCATCGCCGGCTGGATGTGTTGCGTGAAGAACGAAAGGGCAGAAATAAAATTGGCACCACCGGACGTGGCATTGGCCCTGCTTACGAAGATAAAATGGCGCGCAAGGGGATCAGGATGTGTGATTTGGAAAGCCCAAAAGTTTTTCGTGAAAAGCTGGAGGCCTTGCTAGAACGCCGCAACGAGCGACTCATGAAAATGTTTCAGACTCGTCCTTTTGACGTTGATGAAATTTATCATTCCTATTTGGACATGTATACTGACATCAAACCTTACGTTGCCAACACATCTATTTTAATTCACAAACGCATTCGTGAAGGAAAAAATATCTTGTTTGAAGGGGCCCAAGGTACAAGCCTTGATGTGGACCATGGCACGTATCCTTTTGTGACCTCCTCAAACACCGTGGCTGGAGGAGCGCTGACGGGTGCAGGCATTGGTCCTACTTTTATTGATGAAGTTATCGGGGTGACCAAGGCTTATACCACACGCGTGGGCATGGGGCCTTTCCCCACAGAATTAAATGACCAAACAGGAAAACAATTACAAACCAAAGGCCATGAAGTTGGTTCAACCACGGGACGTACGCGGCGTTGTGGATGGCTTGACCTTGTGGTGCTTCGTCATGCGGTGCGTGTGAATGGATTGACGGGCTTGGTGATTACCAAGCTGGATGTGCTTTCTGGTTTTAAAACCATCAAAATAGCCACCCATTACACCTTGGATGGCAAGGTGATTGACGAGCTTCCCTGTAATTTGGAACAACTCGACCGCTGCCAGCCGGTCTATGATGAATGCCCAGGATGGAGTGAAGAATTAACCCCCTTAAAAAACATGAATCAAATGCCAGACGGTGTAAAAAACTTTGTCAAAAAAATTGAAGAAGCCTTGCAAATCCCTGTGATCCTTCTTTCCTTGGGCCCGGAGCGTGGCCAGGAAATCATCCTAAAAAATCCTTTTTAA
- a CDS encoding phosphoglycerate dehydrogenase — MRVLISDKLSEAGLAIFKRAQGVQVDYQPGLGKDIPKLKEAIKTADAIAIRSGTTLTADILECAGKLKVIGRAGIGVDNVDVAAASKKGIIVMNTPFGNTVTTAEHAISMMCALTRQIPQATASIKAGKWEKNRFMGSELYEKTLGVIGCGNIGKIVADRAKGLRMNVITFDPFLTDEVAEKIGVTKVDLDTLFKDADYITLHIPKTEKTANLLNKDTFAKMKKGVYIINCARGGIINELDLADAISSGQVAGVALDVFAKEPVDPNHPLLKLDQVICTPHLGAATEEAQENVALDVAHQIVAYLTTGTVQNAVNFPSVSGEIMKALAPFLPLAEKLGSLQGQLATESPTEIVVELTGELSRLPGAPIMVSVLRGVLKPILGDDSVNLVNAPSIAKERGIRVTEMKISDHEDFSSLITVKLKFKDKEQIVAGTIFGKTHPRIIRVNEYDFEAVPEGCILIIRNQDTPGVVGNVGTLLAKHKINISRLQLGLAGKQAMAFYSVGGIVNTDVLDEIKKVPGIVSVQKVVL; from the coding sequence ATGCGTGTATTAATTTCCGATAAATTATCCGAAGCCGGTTTGGCCATTTTCAAAAGGGCCCAAGGGGTTCAGGTTGACTACCAACCAGGCCTTGGAAAAGACATTCCCAAACTTAAAGAAGCCATCAAAACAGCCGATGCCATTGCCATCCGCAGCGGCACCACATTAACAGCCGACATTTTGGAGTGTGCCGGAAAGCTTAAGGTGATTGGCCGTGCGGGCATTGGTGTGGACAATGTCGATGTGGCGGCTGCCAGCAAAAAGGGCATCATTGTCATGAACACCCCCTTTGGCAACACGGTAACCACGGCAGAACATGCCATTTCAATGATGTGTGCCCTTACCCGCCAGATTCCCCAAGCCACGGCTTCCATTAAAGCCGGCAAGTGGGAAAAAAACCGTTTCATGGGGAGCGAACTTTACGAAAAAACCTTGGGGGTTATCGGTTGCGGCAACATTGGTAAAATTGTGGCCGATCGCGCCAAGGGGTTGCGCATGAATGTGATCACCTTTGATCCTTTTTTGACCGACGAAGTTGCTGAAAAAATCGGTGTCACCAAGGTTGATCTGGATACTCTTTTTAAAGATGCCGATTACATCACCCTCCATATTCCCAAAACTGAAAAAACAGCCAATCTTTTGAACAAAGACACTTTTGCCAAGATGAAAAAAGGGGTTTACATTATCAACTGCGCGCGTGGAGGCATTATTAATGAACTTGATCTCGCCGATGCCATTAGCTCTGGCCAGGTGGCGGGTGTGGCCCTTGACGTGTTTGCCAAAGAGCCGGTTGACCCAAACCATCCCTTGCTTAAGCTTGATCAGGTTATTTGTACTCCTCACTTGGGGGCTGCTACTGAAGAAGCGCAAGAAAATGTGGCTTTGGATGTGGCTCATCAGATTGTGGCCTATTTGACCACGGGGACGGTGCAAAATGCGGTCAATTTCCCCTCGGTTTCCGGTGAAATCATGAAAGCTTTGGCTCCCTTTCTTCCTCTGGCTGAAAAATTGGGCAGTCTTCAGGGACAATTGGCCACCGAATCGCCCACTGAAATTGTCGTAGAACTTACCGGCGAGTTAAGCAGGTTGCCGGGGGCTCCCATCATGGTTTCGGTTTTACGAGGGGTGTTAAAACCCATTCTGGGAGATGATAGTGTCAACTTGGTCAATGCTCCCAGCATTGCCAAAGAACGTGGTATACGAGTTACAGAAATGAAGATAAGTGATCACGAAGATTTCTCGTCCCTGATTACCGTGAAACTTAAATTTAAAGACAAAGAGCAGATTGTTGCAGGAACCATTTTTGGGAAAACCCACCCGCGTATCATTCGTGTGAATGAATACGATTTTGAGGCCGTTCCCGAAGGATGCATTTTAATCATCCGCAACCAGGATACCCCCGGAGTTGTTGGAAATGTCGGGACTCTGTTGGCCAAGCATAAGATCAATATTTCGCGCTTGCAACTTGGTTTGGCCGGAAAACAGGCCATGGCGTTTTATAGTGTGGGGGGCATCGTTAATACCGATGTTCTTGATGAAATCAAAAAAGTGCCCGGTATTGTTTCAGTGCAAAAAGTGGTGTTATAA